In Anaerobacillus alkaliphilus, a genomic segment contains:
- a CDS encoding alpha/beta-type small acid-soluble spore protein — MSNNNNSNQLLVPGVQQALDQMKYEIAQEFGVNLGPDTTSRANGSVGGEITKRLVQMAQQQLS, encoded by the coding sequence ATGAGTAACAACAACAATTCAAATCAATTATTAGTACCTGGGGTGCAACAAGCACTTGACCAAATGAAATATGAAATTGCTCAAGAGTTCGGTGTGAACTTAGGGCCAGACACGACTTCTCGTGCCAACGGTTCTGTGGGTGGAGAAATTACAAAAAGATTAGTTCAAATGGCTCAACAACAACTTTCATAA
- a CDS encoding DNA adenine methylase, with protein sequence MVKPFVKWPGGKTTELEIIHQYLPKRINNYIEPFLGGGACLFSLKKEEYNQAFVNDFSFELVSLYNLIKERNQLFHQYLIEIWDLWSYFGELSKKYYELVRELYQQYKVDELSKEVLVIEIEKFVDRKRSEVGANLPRYFLVELDSLLNELKKSIYSKLDKIKRNEYKKGNLPEEDYSKNIEASFRASVYTYFRSIYNQRLVIKISHEQHIALFFFLREFCYSSMFRYNRNGGFNVPYGGVTYNSKAFDNKIEYLWTNSLQEILQQTNIYNLDFEQFLQNISIREDDFVFLDPPYDSDFSTYAGNAFGIKDQERLAQYLLTKCRGKFMLIIKNTDFIYQLYNKPCINIIGFNKEYSVSFMDRNDKKVEHVLITNY encoded by the coding sequence GTGGTAAAACCATTTGTAAAGTGGCCTGGTGGGAAAACGACAGAACTAGAAATTATTCATCAGTATCTACCGAAAAGAATAAACAATTACATAGAACCTTTTTTAGGTGGAGGAGCTTGTCTTTTCTCGTTAAAAAAAGAGGAGTATAACCAGGCATTTGTTAATGATTTTTCTTTTGAACTTGTGTCTTTATATAATTTAATTAAAGAACGAAATCAATTGTTTCATCAGTATCTGATAGAGATCTGGGATTTATGGAGTTATTTTGGTGAATTATCAAAAAAGTACTACGAACTTGTACGGGAATTGTATCAACAATATAAAGTAGATGAATTATCCAAAGAAGTGTTGGTAATTGAAATCGAGAAGTTCGTTGATAGAAAACGAAGTGAAGTTGGTGCAAACCTACCTCGCTATTTCTTAGTAGAATTAGATAGCTTATTAAATGAATTAAAGAAGTCTATTTATTCTAAGCTAGACAAAATAAAGAGAAATGAGTATAAAAAAGGTAATTTGCCTGAAGAGGACTATTCAAAAAACATTGAAGCCAGCTTTCGTGCAAGTGTTTATACCTATTTTCGGTCAATCTACAATCAACGGTTGGTTATTAAAATTAGTCATGAACAACACATCGCGTTATTCTTTTTCCTAAGAGAATTTTGTTATTCATCCATGTTCCGTTATAACCGTAATGGTGGTTTTAATGTTCCTTACGGTGGAGTGACTTATAACAGTAAGGCTTTTGATAATAAAATTGAATACTTGTGGACAAATTCCCTGCAAGAAATCTTACAACAAACAAACATCTATAATCTTGATTTTGAACAATTTTTACAAAATATCAGTATCCGAGAAGATGACTTTGTCTTTTTAGATCCACCATATGATAGTGATTTTTCAACGTATGCAGGGAATGCGTTTGGTATAAAAGATCAAGAGCGCCTTGCACAATACTTGCTTACTAAATGTAGAGGAAAATTTATGCTTATCATCAAAAATACAGATTTTATTTATCAACTCTATAATAAGCCTTGTATAAACATTATTGGATTTAACAAGGAATACAGTGTTAGTTTTATGGATCGAAATGATAAAAAGGTGGAACATGTGTTAATAACGAATTATTAA
- a CDS encoding S8 family peptidase codes for MKKIFSVFFAFVLLFGMIFSPGVIFAKNSGTDQYLLQFDGNVEKGLLKAFGVKDSDILHTFNLLPVVSLNLTEQQARGLANHPKIKGLEVNATVQALGQTVPWGVPRVQSPEANNLGFTGKGIKVAILDTGIDRNHEDLSANVKGGFSVFTDTANSDPYYDGSGHGTHVAGTVAAVDNQLGVIGVAKNAELYAVKVLNNSGSGSYEGIAKGIEWSIQNGMDIINMSLGGSSSSSILEQFCNLAYQEGILVVAAAGNSGTRPGRGDNVGYPAKYSSVIAVAATDQSDKRGTFSSTGPAVEISAPGVGILSTTPNNNYASYNGTSMASPHVAAVAALVWEAKPNLTNVELRQLLNQTAKNLGSATQYGHGLVQASAAIQY; via the coding sequence ATGAAGAAAATATTTTCAGTGTTTTTTGCATTCGTTTTGTTGTTTGGAATGATCTTTTCTCCAGGAGTAATCTTTGCAAAAAATAGCGGTACTGACCAATACTTACTACAATTTGATGGTAATGTAGAGAAAGGTTTACTTAAAGCATTTGGTGTTAAAGATAGTGATATCCTCCACACGTTTAATCTATTACCAGTGGTTTCACTAAACCTTACCGAGCAACAAGCAAGAGGCTTAGCAAATCATCCAAAAATCAAGGGTCTAGAAGTAAACGCTACAGTTCAAGCGCTTGGACAAACGGTGCCTTGGGGAGTGCCGAGAGTACAAAGTCCAGAGGCCAACAATCTAGGGTTTACGGGGAAAGGTATTAAGGTTGCTATCCTTGATACTGGAATAGACAGAAATCATGAAGATCTCTCAGCTAATGTAAAGGGTGGTTTTTCAGTCTTTACAGACACAGCAAATAGTGATCCTTACTACGATGGTAGTGGTCATGGGACACATGTAGCAGGAACAGTAGCAGCTGTTGATAATCAGTTAGGTGTCATTGGTGTCGCAAAAAACGCTGAATTATATGCGGTTAAAGTTTTAAACAATAGTGGTAGTGGTTCTTATGAAGGGATTGCCAAAGGTATTGAGTGGTCGATTCAAAATGGAATGGATATTATCAATATGAGTTTAGGTGGTTCTTCTAGCTCATCTATCTTGGAACAGTTCTGTAATTTAGCTTATCAAGAAGGAATATTAGTAGTAGCTGCAGCTGGTAATAGCGGCACTAGACCTGGACGTGGTGATAATGTAGGTTACCCTGCGAAATATAGTTCAGTCATTGCTGTTGCAGCAACTGATCAAAGTGACAAACGCGGTACGTTCTCTAGTACTGGTCCAGCAGTAGAAATATCGGCGCCAGGGGTTGGTATTCTAAGTACGACTCCAAATAATAACTACGCGTCTTATAATGGTACTTCAATGGCTTCACCACACGTAGCAGCAGTAGCTGCTCTTGTATGGGAAGCAAAGCCAAATTTAACAAACGTTGAATTACGTCAGCTTCTAAATCAAACGGCAAAGAACTTAGGAAGTGCCACTCAATATGGGCATGGTTTAGTTCAAGCATCTGCAGCCATCCAATATTAA
- a CDS encoding helix-turn-helix domain-containing protein, with translation MNLKHFSKELAWLRIKNGLSQKELAKGICTQPAISKIENGEVCPQLDTLHLLSLKLKVPLSYFIHILLFENKDYIDQTVTYIEELTSRHRYEEAFRLVKAELTMKNQDPWFEAYLSWQRFYNGYHLKYYTADECLNGLKNLLKNDAIILERFLDIKILNTIGTIYSNQGKYQESIFYYEKILDSYQENTINPLLESKNIYMLRVIYNKAKTLYDARNYELATETVSQGIQLSIKNQNMSLIGQFYYYQGQCFEKLHFPEGKIRKSYTQSLYFFELLGNDTYVGIIKKLKKKYLFQELNTIQASATETYHCS, from the coding sequence ATGAATTTAAAACATTTTAGTAAAGAACTCGCCTGGTTAAGAATAAAAAATGGACTATCACAAAAAGAACTAGCAAAGGGAATTTGCACGCAGCCAGCGATCAGTAAAATAGAAAACGGGGAAGTTTGCCCTCAATTAGATACCTTACATTTATTATCTTTAAAATTGAAAGTACCACTTTCCTACTTTATTCATATTTTGCTATTTGAAAATAAAGATTACATTGACCAAACAGTTACGTATATTGAAGAATTAACATCTAGGCATCGATATGAAGAAGCTTTCCGCTTGGTTAAGGCGGAACTGACGATGAAAAACCAAGATCCATGGTTCGAAGCTTATCTATCGTGGCAACGCTTTTACAATGGATATCATTTAAAGTATTATACTGCTGATGAATGTCTTAACGGCTTAAAGAATTTACTAAAGAATGATGCGATTATACTCGAGCGATTCCTAGACATCAAAATATTGAATACAATTGGTACCATCTACTCTAACCAAGGAAAATACCAAGAAAGTATTTTCTATTATGAGAAAATACTTGATAGTTACCAAGAGAACACGATTAATCCATTATTAGAAAGCAAGAATATTTATATGCTACGAGTTATTTATAATAAAGCAAAGACACTATATGATGCCAGAAATTACGAGCTAGCTACAGAAACAGTTTCTCAAGGAATTCAATTATCGATTAAAAATCAAAATATGTCATTAATAGGACAATTTTACTATTACCAAGGGCAGTGTTTTGAGAAACTTCATTTCCCTGAGGGAAAAATAAGAAAATCGTATACACAGTCCTTATATTTCTTTGAATTGCTTGGTAATGATACATATGTCGGCATCATTAAAAAGCTAAAAAAGAAATACTTATTCCAAGAATTGAATACAATTCAGGCTTCTGCTACTGAAACTTATCATTGTAGTTAG
- a CDS encoding RDD family protein encodes MEISNSAGFWIRLGASIIDGIILFIVLGVISTILYGKFYMETFTVIDILNGLYYLLLPVFWYGYTLGKRAVGIRIARVDGEKVGIGTMLLRDLVAGLVYAITLGIGVIVSAFMVGLREDNRAIHDFIAGTYVTYDPPEKVE; translated from the coding sequence ATGGAAATTAGCAATTCGGCAGGATTTTGGATAAGACTTGGTGCTAGTATCATAGACGGAATAATTTTGTTTATTGTGCTAGGAGTCATTTCAACCATACTTTATGGGAAGTTTTACATGGAAACCTTTACTGTTATTGATATTTTAAACGGGCTATACTACTTACTTTTACCTGTTTTTTGGTACGGATATACTTTAGGAAAAAGGGCAGTTGGAATCCGAATTGCCAGAGTAGATGGAGAAAAAGTAGGAATTGGGACGATGCTTCTTAGGGATCTTGTTGCTGGACTTGTTTATGCGATTACTTTAGGTATCGGGGTAATTGTAAGTGCCTTTATGGTTGGTTTAAGAGAAGATAATCGCGCTATTCACGATTTTATTGCGGGGACATATGTAACCTATGATCCTCCTGAGAAGGTAGAATAA
- the eutH gene encoding ethanolamine utilization protein EutH — MSINEIIVLIVMIFFCIGAIDKILGNKFGLAQRFSDGLMTMGSLALAMVGIISLAPVLASILTPLVSPIYSFIGADPAVFANTILAIDMGGYALAQEMANSPEAALFAWVFLGTMMGPTIVFTIPVALGIIEKEDHPYFAKGILLGLITVPVGSFLGGVIANLPVNMILLNLIPTILFALLISLGLWKKPEKMILAFSYFARGVEFLALFGLVVIAIETFTQVTIMPNLAPLEEGIKIVGMIAIFLAGAFPMVTFISKVCKKPLTRLGILLGINETASTGLIASLAHHIPMFTILKDMDPRGKVVNVAFAVSGAFVFGSHLGFVAGVNPDLVFAMIIGKLVAGVSAVVLAIVLTPNSSIDIGTQDHSFDRHKSNFSKSVL; from the coding sequence ATGAGTATAAATGAAATAATCGTTTTAATTGTCATGATCTTTTTTTGTATTGGAGCAATTGATAAAATACTAGGTAATAAATTCGGTTTAGCACAACGTTTTAGTGATGGCTTAATGACCATGGGCTCCTTAGCGCTAGCAATGGTGGGAATCATATCGTTAGCTCCAGTTCTTGCAAGTATCTTAACTCCACTCGTTTCTCCAATTTATAGTTTTATCGGAGCTGATCCTGCGGTATTTGCCAATACCATTTTAGCGATTGATATGGGAGGGTATGCTTTAGCTCAAGAGATGGCAAATAGTCCAGAGGCAGCTTTATTTGCATGGGTATTTCTAGGAACGATGATGGGACCAACGATTGTGTTTACAATACCTGTTGCATTGGGTATTATTGAAAAAGAGGATCACCCATATTTTGCCAAAGGTATACTCTTAGGTTTAATTACTGTTCCAGTTGGGAGTTTCTTAGGTGGAGTGATTGCAAATTTACCAGTCAATATGATTCTTCTTAACTTAATCCCGACCATTTTATTTGCATTACTGATATCTTTAGGATTATGGAAAAAGCCGGAGAAGATGATTTTGGCATTTTCATATTTTGCTAGAGGAGTCGAGTTTCTAGCTTTATTCGGTTTGGTTGTTATTGCTATAGAAACATTTACCCAAGTAACGATCATGCCTAATTTAGCTCCTTTAGAAGAAGGAATAAAAATTGTTGGGATGATTGCTATCTTTCTTGCTGGTGCATTTCCGATGGTTACATTTATATCGAAAGTATGTAAGAAGCCATTAACTAGGCTTGGAATTCTTTTAGGGATTAACGAGACAGCTTCAACAGGTCTAATCGCATCGTTGGCTCACCATATTCCTATGTTTACAATATTAAAAGATATGGACCCTAGAGGAAAAGTAGTCAATGTCGCTTTTGCTGTTAGTGGAGCGTTTGTTTTTGGTAGTCACCTTGGTTTTGTCGCTGGTGTTAATCCTGACTTAGTTTTTGCAATGATTATTGGAAAGCTTGTTGCAGGGGTAAGTGCTGTTGTACTCGCAATTGTTTTAACTCCGAATTCTAGTATAGATATTGGCACCCAAGATCATTCGTTTGATAGGCATAAGTCTAATTTTTCAAAATCAGTACTATAA
- a CDS encoding OsmC family protein, producing the protein MKTTINWAGKMAFSSTTPSGHELMMDASAEVGGENKGARPTELLLNAVAGCTGIDIISILHKMRLEPTSFHMEIEGARAEEHPKKFTSVYIHYSLEGDLPEDKVVRAIQLSKDTYCSVSHSLSSKIEVSYSINGAETKQI; encoded by the coding sequence ATGAAAACGACAATTAACTGGGCAGGAAAAATGGCTTTTTCGAGCACAACACCATCAGGACATGAACTTATGATGGATGCTTCGGCAGAGGTTGGCGGAGAAAATAAAGGGGCGAGACCAACGGAATTACTGTTAAATGCAGTTGCAGGCTGTACGGGTATTGATATTATTTCAATTCTACATAAAATGAGACTTGAACCAACCTCGTTTCATATGGAGATTGAAGGAGCACGGGCAGAAGAACATCCTAAGAAGTTTACAAGTGTCTATATTCACTATTCATTAGAAGGAGATTTACCCGAAGATAAGGTTGTTCGAGCAATTCAATTATCAAAGGATACCTATTGTTCAGTATCTCATTCGCTAAGCAGTAAAATTGAAGTGAGTTATTCGATAAATGGTGCAGAAACAAAACAAATCTAA